The stretch of DNA ATGAGTCCTGCAACGGCCGCAGCCACGGCTCTGACCGGGAAAATTTCTAACTCACTGCTGTACACGGGAAAGGAGGCCTGCGCATGAAATCCTTTGACGGTAAGGTGGCCTTTCTGGACCGTTCGGATATCAATACCGATGAAATTATTCCTGCCCGCTATCTTACGGAAATTACCAAAGAAGCCCTGAAGCCCTTTCTTATGGAAGATCTGAGTATGGAAGGCTTTAATCCTGCCTCAGGTTTTGCCGGGGTTTCCGTTGTTGTGAGCCGGGCAAATTTCGGGTGCGGATCTTCCCGGGAACATGCGCCATGGGCCTTTGAGGTGAACGGCATTTATCTGGTTATAGCCGAAAGCTTTGCAAGGATTTTCCGGCAGAATATGTTTAACTGCGGCATGATGGCTGTGGAGTTGCCAAAGGAAGATATTGATACGCTCTTTACCCGTTTTTCAGGAAAGGAAACCTTTGTTTCCGTGGATCTGGAAAAAGGGCTTTTTGTTTTTAAGGCTGGTGGGGATACCCTTGAGATTTCATTCAGTGTTTCGGAATTTGACAAAAGTCTGGTCAAGGCCGGAGGCTGGGTGGATTTTGCAGATAAAAACTACTGATGCTTTCCCGTCCGTCTGATGAACAGACCGGCATGAAAAATTGAGCGGAGATTCCTTTGAAGCAGGGGACGGCATTGCGCCGTTTCCTGCTTTCTGGTACATGGATAGTATTGTAAGGTTTTACTCTATGGAAGAGTTTTTAAGCCTCCGCAGAGGCAGCATTCTATTATCCGGAGAATCATGAATGGCAGAGACAGGCAGGCTAGAAGTTCCACACACATTTCCATCCCTTGTCATTGATTCTTTCTTTGCTCTGGGTCTGTTTTCTGCACTGATGTTCCGCATTATGATTGTTTTTACCCAGTGGCAGGTTCACTGGTTCCGGCCTGCCTGGTATGCGGGGGTGGTGGGGTATCTGTTTTTCTTTGCATTCCGGTATTATGTTTCCCGCAAAAGACGCAAAGTTATTGCAGATTACAGACTGGCGGAAAAACTTAAAGACGAGGCCGTTTTAAGCAGGGAAGACAGAGAAGCTCTTTTGTATATTGTGGATTCCATCCGCAAATCCCGTGAAAATATCAACTACCTTTTTATCTTCGTCCTTTCATGTCTTGCTATCCTTCTGGACCTGTGGATGCACTGGTAGGAATTGAAAATGGCTGCATGGCTTGTATCGAACCATGACATACCAAGGGAGATTAAAATGAATAATATCCGGATGCCGGAACTGGTGCTTCTGGATTTTGGCGGTGTCATTGCAGAGGAGGGTTTTAAAGCGGCCATGGTGGATCTTGCCCTGGAACAGAAAAAAGATCCCGAAGCCTTGAAACGCATGGCCTTTGATCTGGTCTATGCCACGGGTTTTACCACAGGAAAGATTCGGGATAAGGATTTCTGGAAGGCCTTAAGGGAAAAATCCGGTATAATCGGCAGCGATAAAGATCTGACAGCCTTTGTACATGACCGTTTTATTGTACGCCCATCCATGCTTTATCTTTCTGCCCGACTTCGCTTGAAGGGTATCCGCACAGCCATTCTCAGTGACCAGACCCACTGGCTGGATGAACTGGATGAGCGGGACGGTTTTTTTCCCTGTTTTGACAGGATATTTAATTCCTATTATTCGGGTATAACCAAAAAGGATACAGAGTTTTTCCTGCAGGTTCTGGATGCCATGGAGGTGAGACCGGAAAAGGCTCTTTTTGTAGATGATCACAGGCCCCATGTGGAGAGGGCTTTAAGTCTTGGCATGGATGCCATCTGGTATCAGGAGGAGAAGGCTTTCAGGGAAGAAGTGCAGAAACGTTTTCCCTTTGTACTCTTTGATTCGCCATAAAAGGAGGCTGAAACATGGGAGAAAAATCCTTTGAAAAATTGTGGCCGGAGGAGGTTTCATCCTATATCCGGAGTCACAGGGAAAAAAATTATCTCCTTGTGGATGTAAGGGAAGATCATGAGTATCAGGAAGAGCATATTCCGGGAGCTCTGCATCTGCCCCTGAAGGATGTGGCATCAAGGATAGGAGGCCTGGTAAAGGATAAGGCCCGTGAGGTGATTTTCTATTGCGCCCGGGGTGTACGGTCGGAAGCAGCTGCCCTTATGGGCAGGGATGCCCTTGGGGAAAGTATCCGCCTTTTCAGTATGACTGGGGGAATTGCAGCCTGGGAGGGACAGATTCTTGATAATCCACCTGACCTTTCGCTCTTTTTTGGTTCGAGAATGCAGGGAACGCCACTGGAACGGGCCATGGCTTTGGAAAAGGGGGCTGAGCTTTTTTATGGTTTTTTGGCCAGTCGTTGGGGAAAGGGACCTTTGGGTATCTTTCTTGCCAGATTGGGAACTGAAGAGGTGGCCCATGCAAAAATACTGTGGCGTTTTATGAAAAAAGAAGGCTCCTTTGAAACCGCCTATGGGCAGCTCAGCACGGAATTTTCCGAGGGTGGTGAATCTTTGGAAAGCCTTCGGGCAGGAATTCTTGCCCTTAGCGAAGGAGATTGTATCAAGGTACTTGAAACGGCTATGGGTGTTGAACTGATGGCCTATGATCTGTACAGAAACTTAGGAGAAACTGCGCAAGGAGAGGAAAGGGATGCCTTTATGACTCTGGCCCAGGCGGAAAAAGCCCATATGGTGCGTCTTGGAGAAGCCTTTGCCCTTTGCGGAGCATCTGATTAAAGGAATATTATGAAACGTTTTGAAGAGCTTTTTGCAGAACTGCAGGAAAAGGCCAGAACGGGGAATCCGGATTCCGGAACTGTTGCAGCACTGGGGCAGGGTAAACATTTTATTGGAAAAAAAATTCTTGAAGAGGCCGGAGAAGTCTGGATGGCTTCGGAATACGAAGGCCGGGAGAAAACTGCTGAGGAGATTTCCCAGCTCCTTTATCATGTGCAGGTCATGATGCTGGCCTGTGACTTAAGCCTTGAGGACGTGTACAAATATTTATAAAGGAAAAAACATGCTGCAGATTGCATTGCCTAATAAGGGAAGCCTTTCCGAAGACAGTGTGCGTCTTGTCCGGGAGGCGGGTTATAACTGCCGTCGTCTGGGTAAGGAGCTGATCATTTCCGATGTTGAGAACGGAATTGATTTTTTCTTTTTAAGACCTAAGGATATTGCCGTTTATGTCCGTAAGGGTATTCTTGCTCTGGGTATTACCGGCAGGGATCTGGCTCTGGATTCCGGGGCGGATGTTGTGGAGATACTGCCCCTTCATTATGGAAAATCAAAATTCTGTTA from Desulfobotulus mexicanus encodes:
- a CDS encoding rhodanese-like domain-containing protein, whose translation is MGEKSFEKLWPEEVSSYIRSHREKNYLLVDVREDHEYQEEHIPGALHLPLKDVASRIGGLVKDKAREVIFYCARGVRSEAAALMGRDALGESIRLFSMTGGIAAWEGQILDNPPDLSLFFGSRMQGTPLERAMALEKGAELFYGFLASRWGKGPLGIFLARLGTEEVAHAKILWRFMKKEGSFETAYGQLSTEFSEGGESLESLRAGILALSEGDCIKVLETAMGVELMAYDLYRNLGETAQGEERDAFMTLAQAEKAHMVRLGEAFALCGASD
- a CDS encoding 3-isopropylmalate dehydratase small subunit, producing MKSFDGKVAFLDRSDINTDEIIPARYLTEITKEALKPFLMEDLSMEGFNPASGFAGVSVVVSRANFGCGSSREHAPWAFEVNGIYLVIAESFARIFRQNMFNCGMMAVELPKEDIDTLFTRFSGKETFVSVDLEKGLFVFKAGGDTLEISFSVSEFDKSLVKAGGWVDFADKNY
- a CDS encoding HAD-IA family hydrolase, coding for MNNIRMPELVLLDFGGVIAEEGFKAAMVDLALEQKKDPEALKRMAFDLVYATGFTTGKIRDKDFWKALREKSGIIGSDKDLTAFVHDRFIVRPSMLYLSARLRLKGIRTAILSDQTHWLDELDERDGFFPCFDRIFNSYYSGITKKDTEFFLQVLDAMEVRPEKALFVDDHRPHVERALSLGMDAIWYQEEKAFREEVQKRFPFVLFDSP
- a CDS encoding phosphoribosyl-ATP diphosphatase → MKRFEELFAELQEKARTGNPDSGTVAALGQGKHFIGKKILEEAGEVWMASEYEGREKTAEEISQLLYHVQVMMLACDLSLEDVYKYL